The following is a genomic window from Malus sylvestris chromosome 12, drMalSylv7.2, whole genome shotgun sequence.
CCTCCCTCCTCTCTCGTCTCTCAAATATCACCTACATTCTCCGGCGATTAATGGTGCTCAACCCCCTCATCATCCCCCACTCTACAACCACATGATGGTGCTTCCAACCCCTCCTTCGGCGATCACATGGTGATTGTTCTGCTATGCCACCTAATTATCATCTGTTTCACAGGGAAGGTGAAAGAAgggtttaagaaaaaaatattaataaaataaatacaaattaCCGTTAAGATGTACACTTGAGCTACCACATCATGTGGTACCCTATGTGTAGTATAAATTATAATAAGATGGTAATAATAACATTATTGGACTAAAACAGGTAAAATGATTGAGGGGTTAAAtatatgggaactttaacgaaaagctcccggtattgttcactttaacgaaaaaccacatttttacactaaaaagtcaatcatagtactattcactttaccctttattttgtccttatcattaaaactcaaagtttccaaaccattttcattagttttccttaaatatataacaaatttttattgttttccaaTGAAGCATTATCTAGAAAATTGCTTTCCGGGAAGCGCTttcaattgaaattttaatcaaaattcaTCTAGTTCTAATAAAAGCAGTGCTTATCGAAGCATTCCAAAACGAGGCCTTGAAATTTCACTTATCACTTGCTACTTTCTTTTCATACAAATTACAGTTAGAGGGGAAAATCAAATGTGGAAACTCGGTGTGCAAGCCTAAATGATTTTAGGCAACCAAATTACAAACTCCTTGCGTCAATTACTACATTTAAACAAAACTAACTGATATGCAATATTGTGAGGGACTTTATTGGTTCTTATCATTTGGAAAGTGGAAATATAGAGAGTGAATTAGGGCCGTTCTAGACCAGCAAAAAAGATAAAGCTCCGTCTAAATGTGATTTCGGGAGGGCCATAATCACTTCTCTGAAAAAGCACGTAATAGGTGATTCTCCATAAGATCAAATTCACTTCCAACAGGTCCTtagttatgcaaatcaatgggTCGGGCTAGTGTTTGAAGCTTGTTTTTAACAGTAACAGCCCTAGAACATTCAACTGCCTGAACTAACCCACTcaatttcgtttttagttttccTTGTTGGGcttgaactttttttttgttcactTAATCACAATATTTACCTACCAATTCCAGCTTTTCTGTTCAAGTCTTGGCTTCCTCTTTTTTCATGTCTGTTGAATGTCTTGATATGGGAAGGGAGAGAATGAACTCATGGCCTTGAATGCAGACAATACTCTGAAGCAACTAGATTACAAGCTCCTTACATATTTCTTCACTTCAATATTCCCCTTTCCATTTCTCCTCGATCCCTCCTTTTATTATTGCAACCACTAATCTTCTCGAAGAATTTTCGCAATTCTCCCGGAAAGTGCGTAGAACTCTGGCTTGGGTGTTCACACCACCTCGTTCCATGTGTGTGCCCTCTTTGGCACTGTTACTTGTGGGTTGCTTCTTGCGGGCTTCCTTAGTTTGGTCCTTAGATTGGTGGCTGCAATTTGTTGGGTGCTCTTTGGAGGATGATCAAGTCTTTTGTTCTTCCACTTCTGGGGCGTTGCTTGGCTTGATTTCAAGCGGTTGTTGGGGTCTTGGTTTGCAGCGTCGGATACAGCCTTCTACGGTGtgtcttattatttatttattttctgatttgggCTCAAAAATGTACTTTTGGGGTTCATTTTTGGTTGTGTGCTTATCTTGTATTTAGGcccctttttttttggtaaacataTTTAGGCCTCTTTATAtaattatgttttatgtttgttgGTAATGAAGTtactttgtcaaaaaaaaaatcttttgtcGACCAGAAAAAAATCAAGATGTTGTTTAACTctcaaatgctccaaaaaagCCACCCTTCAGTGGCAGCCTAATTTGGGCAAGCATCTTATGTTTTGGATTTGGCTTTTAGATTAAGCACTTTGCAGGCTTTGTGCTTAAGAGAAAAGAACACAACAGAGATCACCCTTGTGTTTCAATTTCAACGATAACTAGAGAtgtaaaaattattgaaaaagcaCTTCAATTAATAATTTGGTAGTTCCAAAAAACCAAGACACCTACAACATAAGTTAAGGGAACCTCAGATCCATTACAAAGAACCTAAAACTCCCAAAATGCTCACCGACTTCGGCAACTTTCAGAATCACAGCTTTTTATTGTACCAGAAGACACCTTTCTTGGCACCCTCATCGGGCTCGACGTAGATACACTCCTTCGCCTCTCTAAACATTGCCTTGTAAACCGGAGTCCCGTCAAACTGATAGTACTCGCCCAATATCGGCTTGATTGCCTTGGTCGCCTCCATTGCGTGATAGTGAGGCATGGTTGAGAACAAATGGTGCGCAACGTGAGTGTCTGTGATGTTGTGGAAAACCTTGTTCAGGATTCCGTAGTCTCTGTCAACGGTGGCCAAAGCTCCCCTAAACCAGTCCCATTCAGAGGCATCATAGTGCGGCAATGCGGGGTGGGTGTGCTGCAAGTACGTGATCAGTACCAAAAATccattcaccaccattagaggACCTCCGTAGAAGCATATAACCCAAGCAAGCCCCTTTGCAACGGCAAGACGGTAAAGCCCATAGAAGACAGCAAGAACACCAGCATCGGACACAAATATCTGCAATCGTTCGCGATCAGAGTAGATTGGCCCATACGGATGAAAGTGGCAAGCAAATCCTTTGTAGGGCCTTCCAGAAACATTGAACGCAAGATACAAAGGCCAGCCTAGAGTGAGTTGGATGAGGAGTGTGAGGAATCTGCCTGGCGGattgttgagatatttggcatgcCATCCAATTTCGAACTTCTGCTTGGGGACAAAGACTTCATCTCGCTCAAGGGAACCTGTGTTGGAATGGTGGCGGCGATGGCTATACTTCCATGAGAAGTACGGGACAAGGAGGCAAGAGTGGAGGATCAAACCAACAGTGTCATCCAGCCATTGATAATCACTGAAAGCATGGTGACCGCACTCATGTGCTATGACCCAAACACCGGTGAGAACACAGCCCTGAACGTACCAGAAAATCGGCCATGCCAAGAAGGATAGAGGTTGAGACAGATTCTGAATGTAGGTGGAAGCAATGTAGTAAAGGATAGAGGCAATGGTGAGGTCATAAAAGACATAGGAGAAGGAGCGGATAACAGAGCGCTGAAAACAATGAGGTGGGATGGCTTTCTTGACCTCACCGAGGCTGAACGGAGGCTTAGAGTACGGAACTCTCTTGTGGGTGTCAGCATCCGCATTTTTGCGCACAGGGGGCGCAACCATTCTTCCACCGGCACCCATTGTTCCCAAATCTGCCAAGAACAAAGAGTCAAACGGCTGAAAATAATGTAAAATTACAGATTTCAGATCTCAAATATTCCTCCCTTTAAGCACTTGAAAGTTAATAACACAGAGAAAAGAAGACAGaacaaaagttacttgaaaaaaTATGACCAACCAATCAAGATTTATAATATATTGCGGTT
Proteins encoded in this region:
- the LOC126592667 gene encoding delta(12)-fatty-acid desaturase FAD2-like, translated to MGAGGRMVAPPVRKNADADTHKRVPYSKPPFSLGEVKKAIPPHCFQRSVIRSFSYVFYDLTIASILYYIASTYIQNLSQPLSFLAWPIFWYVQGCVLTGVWVIAHECGHHAFSDYQWLDDTVGLILHSCLLVPYFSWKYSHRRHHSNTGSLERDEVFVPKQKFEIGWHAKYLNNPPGRFLTLLIQLTLGWPLYLAFNVSGRPYKGFACHFHPYGPIYSDRERLQIFVSDAGVLAVFYGLYRLAVAKGLAWVICFYGGPLMVVNGFLVLITYLQHTHPALPHYDASEWDWFRGALATVDRDYGILNKVFHNITDTHVAHHLFSTMPHYHAMEATKAIKPILGEYYQFDGTPVYKAMFREAKECIYVEPDEGAKKGVFWYNKKL